A region of Asticcacaulis excentricus DNA encodes the following proteins:
- a CDS encoding ammonium transporter, with protein MTTGSVAAAATAAPALLKHQVLLALDSGHTSWIIVSTALVLLMTLPGLALFYGGMVRKKNVLATMAQSVAAAVVVSVLWIVAGYSLSFGLNGNDGLNRFIGSFDAVLLNGVTMQTAFGLAPQLPEFLWVAYQMTFAIITPALIAGAFAERLKFSAFLLFTALWTLLVYAPVCHWVWGGGFLGSMGVLDFAGGAVVHVNSGIAGLVCALVLGPRRGFPRDYMPPHNLAFTMIGASLLLVGWLGFNGGSAWTADALASVAVLNTIVAAMTGAVGWTIVEWFERKQPTLLGMISGIVAGLVAITPAAGFVDPKGALAIGFIGGIACFFGATALKKAFKYDDSLDAFGVHGVGGLVGAVLTAVFANQSINALAKDATVLKQVLGLVVVIGWSAVVTFLILMICKFTTGLRVDEEQEIEGLDATQHGETQHG; from the coding sequence ATGACGACGGGATCAGTGGCAGCAGCAGCGACGGCAGCACCGGCGCTTCTCAAGCATCAGGTGCTACTGGCGCTTGATAGCGGTCACACGTCGTGGATCATCGTCTCCACGGCGCTGGTGCTGCTGATGACCCTGCCGGGCCTGGCCCTGTTCTACGGCGGCATGGTGCGCAAGAAGAACGTGCTGGCGACCATGGCGCAGTCGGTGGCGGCGGCTGTTGTCGTGTCGGTCCTGTGGATCGTGGCCGGTTATTCGCTGTCGTTCGGCCTGAATGGCAATGACGGGCTGAACCGCTTTATCGGCTCGTTCGATGCGGTCCTGCTCAACGGCGTGACCATGCAGACGGCGTTCGGTCTGGCCCCGCAACTGCCGGAGTTCCTGTGGGTCGCCTATCAGATGACCTTTGCCATCATCACCCCGGCCCTGATCGCCGGGGCCTTTGCCGAGCGTCTGAAGTTTTCGGCCTTCCTGCTGTTTACGGCCCTGTGGACTCTGCTGGTCTATGCGCCGGTGTGTCACTGGGTGTGGGGCGGCGGTTTCCTCGGCAGCATGGGCGTGCTCGATTTCGCCGGCGGGGCGGTGGTGCACGTCAATTCGGGTATTGCGGGCCTTGTCTGCGCGCTGGTTCTGGGGCCGCGCCGGGGCTTCCCGCGCGACTACATGCCGCCGCACAATCTGGCCTTTACGATGATCGGCGCGTCGCTGCTGCTGGTCGGCTGGCTGGGTTTTAACGGTGGGTCGGCCTGGACGGCGGATGCGCTGGCCAGCGTGGCCGTGCTCAACACCATCGTTGCCGCCATGACGGGTGCCGTCGGCTGGACGATTGTCGAATGGTTTGAGCGCAAGCAACCGACCCTGCTCGGCATGATTTCGGGTATTGTGGCGGGCCTTGTCGCCATTACGCCGGCGGCGGGCTTTGTCGATCCCAAGGGCGCGCTGGCCATCGGCTTTATCGGCGGCATTGCCTGCTTCTTCGGCGCGACGGCCCTCAAAAAAGCCTTCAAATACGACGATAGCTTGGACGCCTTTGGCGTGCACGGCGTCGGCGGTCTGGTGGGCGCGGTGCTAACGGCGGTCTTCGCCAATCAAAGCATCAATGCGCTGGCCAAGGACGCCACCGTACTTAAACAGGTGCTGGGCCTCGTGGTCGTGATCGGCTGGAGCGCGGTGGTCACCTTCCTCATTCTGATGATCTGCAAATTCACCACAGGCCTGCGTGTGGACGAGGAGCAGGAGATCGAGGGTCTTGACGCGACACAGCACGGAGAGACCCAGCACGGATAG
- a CDS encoding NAD(P)-dependent oxidoreductase, whose amino-acid sequence MTYETNRFVVEYKKTPSKAEAKTRITNFNEIYADFKPEQANAQASRCAQCGVPFCQSGCPLQNNIPDWLRMTAEGRFEEAFRLSSATSTLPEICGRICPQDRLCEGSCVLEQSGWENVTIGAVERYVNDMAFEEGWIEPIVPAVERAESVGIIGAGPAGIAAADRLRTLGYKVTIYDRYDRPGGLLTYGIPSFKLEKDVVLRRTQRLADSGVEFVLNCDIGNDVSFEELRQKHDAILIATGVYKVRRLSVPGCGSKGVVAALDYLTASNRKGFGDAVEAYDNGTLNAEGKTVVVIGGGDTAMDCVRTATRQGAKAVTCVYRRDRANMPGSDREVANAEEEGVKFEWLSAPKAVLGDAEHVSGLRIQRMRLTTPDAQGRQGIEDIPGAENDLPADLIIEALGFEPENIPVLFNQPGLEVTKWGTIKVQAGEFQTFVPGVFAAGDIVRGASLVVWAVREGQDAAADIHHYIQSNVSASLEAAQ is encoded by the coding sequence ATGACCTACGAGACGAACCGCTTCGTCGTTGAATACAAGAAGACGCCATCGAAGGCCGAAGCGAAGACCCGCATCACAAATTTCAATGAAATCTACGCCGATTTCAAACCGGAGCAGGCCAATGCGCAGGCCTCGCGCTGCGCCCAGTGCGGTGTGCCCTTCTGTCAGTCGGGTTGCCCGCTGCAGAACAACATCCCCGACTGGCTGCGCATGACCGCCGAAGGGCGCTTTGAGGAGGCCTTCCGCCTGTCCTCGGCGACCTCGACCCTGCCGGAAATCTGCGGCCGCATCTGCCCGCAGGACCGTCTGTGCGAAGGCTCGTGCGTGCTGGAGCAATCGGGCTGGGAAAACGTCACCATCGGCGCGGTCGAGCGCTATGTGAACGATATGGCCTTTGAAGAGGGCTGGATCGAGCCCATCGTTCCTGCCGTCGAACGCGCAGAGAGCGTCGGCATTATCGGCGCGGGCCCGGCGGGGATCGCGGCGGCTGACCGTCTGCGCACGCTGGGCTATAAGGTCACCATTTATGACCGTTACGACCGCCCCGGTGGCCTTCTGACCTATGGCATTCCGTCGTTCAAGCTGGAAAAGGACGTCGTTCTGCGCCGGACCCAGCGTCTGGCCGATTCTGGCGTCGAATTTGTCCTCAACTGCGACATCGGCAATGACGTGTCGTTTGAGGAGCTGCGTCAGAAGCACGACGCCATTCTGATCGCCACCGGCGTCTATAAGGTGCGCCGTCTGAGCGTGCCGGGCTGCGGCTCAAAGGGTGTCGTGGCGGCGCTCGACTACCTGACCGCCTCCAACCGCAAGGGCTTTGGCGATGCGGTTGAGGCCTATGACAACGGCACGCTGAACGCCGAAGGCAAGACCGTGGTGGTCATCGGCGGCGGCGACACGGCCATGGACTGCGTGCGTACCGCCACCCGTCAGGGCGCCAAGGCCGTGACCTGCGTCTATCGCCGTGACCGCGCCAACATGCCGGGCTCGGATCGCGAAGTGGCTAATGCCGAGGAAGAAGGCGTCAAGTTCGAATGGCTGTCGGCCCCCAAGGCCGTGCTGGGCGATGCCGAGCACGTGTCGGGCCTGCGCATTCAGCGTATGCGCCTGACGACGCCGGACGCGCAGGGCCGTCAGGGCATCGAGGACATCCCCGGTGCCGAAAACGACCTGCCCGCCGACCTCATTATCGAGGCGTTGGGCTTTGAGCCGGAAAACATCCCGGTCCTGTTCAACCAGCCGGGCCTCGAAGTCACCAAGTGGGGCACGATCAAGGTGCAGGCCGGTGAGTTCCAGACCTTTGTGCCGGGCGTCTTTGCCGCCGGCGACATCGTGCGCGGGGCGTCGCTGGTCGTGTGGGCCGTCCGCGAAGGACAGGACGCCGCCGCCGACATCCACCACTATATTCAGTCAAACGTTTCCGCTTCTCTGGAGGCCGCTCAATGA
- the gltB gene encoding glutamate synthase large subunit, with the protein MISSGSSSYELYHRNRNALIEADAYDPRTEFDACGVGVVCSIDGQPRRDVVELAVKALKALFHRGAVDADGKSGDGAGIMINVPQDFFREQVRNIGHEPRPGPVLVGQVFLPRNDLGAQEAARTIVESEILRSGFYLYGWRQAPVDVSQLGTRANSTRPEIEQIMLAAPDGLEEEALERAMFLCRRRIEKRVEEANLDCYLCSFSSKTLIYKGMFRAELVDDFYLDLKDPRFVSSVAVFHQRFSTNTFPEWRLAQPFRMLAHNGEINTLRGNVNWMKSHEIRMAAATFGDNDRDVKPVIQPRGSDSAALDNVFELLVRAGRSAPMAKALLIPEAWSKQAVTMPESHRALYAYCNAVMEPWDGPAAVCATDGRWVIAGKDRNGLRPLRVTQTQDGLLIVGSEAGMTGVAEDRVAHRMTIAPGRMIAVDLEAGKLFSEDEILDALASKHDYTKWLENMVDVDSIIEPGPEPRAYFGEELDRRQIAAGHTLEDLDTVLDAMVKDGKEAIGSMGDDTPLAVLSEKWRPLSHYFRQNFAQVTNPPIDPLREEAGMSLKTRFKNLGNILAEDATQANVLVMDSPFMTTGMYERLLATSNVGQVAELDCSFPLPAEGAAPGAGLRAVLDSLRDEAVAAVKNGAAMIVLTDQKSGPERMGVPMILAAAGVHARLVQEGLRSFVSIIVRSAEAMDSHAFAVLVGVGATAINPYLALELMQERLDKGRYGTQTSYKCFMNYKKSIEAGLMKILAKKGISIISSYRGGYEFEALGLSRALVGEFFPGVTSRISGIGLAGIETKLKALHAEAWASKRALIPIGGFYKMRAAGETHYYQPKLIHLLQDATTRGDYKVFKTYSGLVSKMSKDAPTAPRDLLDWAPKAKPIDIEEVESVNEIRKRFVTPGMSLGALSPEAHETLNIAMNRIGARSVSGEGGEDPERYVRRPNGDNPNSAIKQIASGRFGVTAEYLNQCREVEIKVAQGAKPGEGGQLPGFKVTEFIARMRHSTPGVGLISPPPHHDIYSIEDLAQLIYDIKQINPNCRVTVKLVSQSGIGTVAAGVAKAKADAILVSGQVGGTGASPLTSIKFAGLPFELGLSEAHQVLTMNNLRGQVRLRSDGGMRTGRDIVVAAMLGAEEFGIGTASLVAIGCLMVRQCQSNTCPVGVCVQDERLRAKFTGTPEKVINLFSFIAEEVREILASLGLRSLDEAVGRTDLLRQVSRGGAHLDDLDLNPLLVRVEKDPTAPVTLPHEINAVADTLDAQIVKDAVPLVERGEKMSLTYDVRNTMRAVGTRTSHLLVKNFGDTLADGHLTLQLRGSAGQSLGAFAVKGLFIDLVGESNDYVGKGLSGATIVVRPKQWQPNQMLAGNTNLYGATSGKLFVAGRVGERFAVRNSGAVTVVEGAGAHACEYMTGGKVVILGSTGANFGAGMTGGVAYVWDTEGAFAKYINPEGITLRDVPESDQADLKALIAEHFEKTQSPRAETILDDWDNALKAFVQVMPNEILAIQAKRAANVA; encoded by the coding sequence ATGATCTCTTCCGGCTCCTCGTCTTACGAACTCTATCACCGCAACCGTAACGCCCTGATCGAGGCCGACGCCTATGATCCGCGCACGGAATTCGATGCCTGCGGCGTCGGTGTGGTCTGCTCCATTGATGGCCAGCCGCGCCGCGACGTGGTCGAACTGGCGGTCAAGGCGCTGAAGGCCCTGTTCCACCGCGGCGCGGTCGATGCCGACGGCAAGTCGGGCGACGGCGCGGGCATTATGATCAATGTGCCGCAGGACTTTTTCCGCGAGCAGGTGCGCAATATCGGCCATGAGCCCCGCCCCGGCCCCGTGCTGGTCGGTCAGGTCTTCCTGCCGCGCAACGATCTGGGGGCCCAGGAAGCGGCGCGGACCATCGTCGAATCTGAAATCCTGCGTTCGGGCTTCTACCTCTATGGCTGGCGTCAGGCCCCGGTCGATGTGTCGCAACTGGGCACGCGCGCCAACTCCACGCGCCCGGAAATCGAGCAGATTATGCTGGCCGCGCCCGACGGTCTTGAGGAAGAGGCGCTGGAACGCGCCATGTTCCTGTGTCGCCGCCGCATCGAAAAGCGCGTCGAAGAGGCCAATCTCGACTGCTATCTGTGTTCCTTCTCGTCGAAGACCCTGATCTATAAGGGCATGTTCCGCGCCGAGCTGGTCGATGACTTCTATCTCGACCTGAAGGACCCGCGTTTCGTCTCGTCCGTGGCGGTCTTCCACCAGCGCTTCTCGACCAACACCTTCCCCGAGTGGCGTCTGGCGCAGCCCTTCCGCATGTTGGCGCACAACGGGGAAATCAACACCCTGCGCGGCAATGTCAACTGGATGAAGTCGCACGAAATCCGCATGGCGGCAGCGACCTTTGGCGACAATGACCGCGACGTGAAGCCGGTCATTCAGCCGCGCGGCTCGGACTCGGCGGCGCTCGACAATGTGTTTGAGCTTCTGGTGCGCGCCGGGCGTTCGGCCCCAATGGCCAAGGCCCTGCTGATCCCCGAAGCCTGGTCGAAGCAGGCCGTGACCATGCCGGAATCGCACCGCGCGCTTTATGCCTACTGCAACGCCGTGATGGAGCCGTGGGACGGCCCGGCGGCGGTTTGTGCCACCGATGGCCGTTGGGTCATCGCCGGTAAGGACCGCAACGGTCTGCGTCCGCTGCGCGTTACCCAGACGCAGGATGGCCTGCTGATCGTCGGCTCGGAAGCGGGCATGACGGGCGTGGCCGAAGACCGCGTGGCGCACCGCATGACCATCGCGCCGGGCCGCATGATCGCCGTGGACCTCGAAGCCGGTAAGCTGTTCAGCGAGGATGAAATCCTCGACGCGCTGGCCTCAAAGCACGACTACACCAAGTGGCTGGAAAACATGGTCGATGTCGATTCGATCATCGAGCCGGGGCCGGAGCCGCGCGCCTATTTCGGTGAGGAGCTGGACCGCCGTCAGATCGCCGCCGGCCACACGCTCGAAGACCTCGATACCGTGCTGGACGCCATGGTGAAGGACGGTAAGGAAGCCATCGGCTCGATGGGCGACGATACGCCTCTGGCCGTGCTGTCGGAAAAGTGGCGGCCCCTGTCGCATTATTTCCGTCAGAACTTCGCGCAGGTCACCAACCCGCCGATCGACCCGCTGCGCGAAGAAGCCGGCATGTCGCTCAAGACGCGCTTCAAGAACCTCGGCAACATTCTGGCCGAAGACGCGACGCAGGCCAATGTGCTGGTCATGGACTCGCCGTTCATGACGACGGGCATGTATGAGCGCCTTTTGGCCACCAGCAATGTCGGTCAGGTGGCGGAGCTGGATTGTTCCTTCCCGCTGCCCGCCGAAGGGGCGGCGCCGGGGGCGGGGCTGCGCGCCGTGCTCGATTCCTTGCGCGATGAGGCCGTGGCCGCAGTGAAGAACGGCGCCGCCATGATCGTCCTGACCGATCAGAAGTCGGGTCCGGAGCGCATGGGCGTGCCGATGATCCTCGCCGCTGCGGGCGTCCATGCCCGTCTGGTGCAGGAAGGTCTGCGCTCCTTCGTCTCGATCATCGTGCGCTCGGCCGAAGCGATGGACAGCCATGCCTTCGCCGTTCTGGTGGGTGTGGGGGCGACCGCTATCAACCCCTATCTGGCGCTGGAGCTAATGCAGGAGCGTCTGGACAAGGGCCGTTACGGCACCCAGACCTCGTATAAGTGCTTCATGAACTACAAGAAGTCCATCGAGGCGGGTCTGATGAAGATCCTCGCCAAGAAGGGCATCTCGATCATCTCCTCCTATCGCGGCGGCTATGAGTTCGAAGCGCTGGGCCTGTCGCGGGCGCTGGTCGGTGAGTTCTTCCCCGGCGTGACCTCGCGCATTTCCGGTATCGGTCTGGCCGGTATCGAAACCAAGCTGAAGGCGCTGCACGCCGAAGCCTGGGCGTCGAAGCGCGCCCTGATTCCCATTGGCGGCTTCTACAAGATGCGTGCGGCGGGTGAGACCCACTATTATCAGCCGAAGCTGATCCACCTGCTTCAGGACGCGACGACGCGCGGCGATTATAAGGTCTTCAAGACCTATTCGGGTCTGGTGTCCAAGATGTCGAAAGACGCGCCCACCGCGCCGCGCGACCTGCTCGACTGGGCCCCGAAGGCGAAGCCCATCGACATCGAAGAGGTGGAATCGGTCAACGAAATCCGCAAGCGCTTCGTGACGCCCGGCATGTCTTTGGGCGCGCTCAGCCCCGAAGCGCACGAGACGCTGAACATCGCCATGAACCGCATCGGCGCGCGTTCGGTCTCCGGCGAAGGCGGCGAAGACCCCGAACGCTATGTCCGCCGCCCGAACGGCGACAACCCCAACTCGGCCATCAAGCAGATCGCCTCTGGCCGCTTTGGCGTCACGGCGGAATATCTCAACCAGTGCCGCGAAGTCGAAATCAAGGTCGCGCAAGGGGCCAAGCCCGGTGAGGGCGGTCAGCTTCCGGGCTTCAAGGTCACGGAATTCATCGCCCGTATGCGCCATTCGACGCCGGGCGTGGGCCTGATCTCGCCGCCGCCGCACCACGACATCTATTCGATCGAAGACCTGGCGCAGCTCATCTACGACATCAAGCAGATCAATCCGAACTGCCGCGTCACGGTGAAGCTGGTGTCGCAGTCGGGCATCGGTACGGTGGCTGCGGGCGTCGCTAAAGCCAAAGCCGACGCCATCCTCGTCTCCGGTCAGGTCGGTGGCACGGGTGCGTCGCCGCTCACCTCGATCAAGTTCGCCGGCCTGCCGTTCGAGCTGGGCCTCAGCGAAGCGCATCAGGTCCTGACCATGAACAATCTGCGCGGTCAGGTGCGTCTGCGCTCCGACGGCGGGATGCGCACGGGTCGTGACATCGTGGTCGCCGCCATGCTGGGGGCCGAAGAGTTTGGCATCGGCACGGCGTCTCTGGTGGCCATCGGCTGCCTGATGGTGCGTCAGTGTCAGTCGAACACATGCCCGGTCGGCGTCTGCGTGCAGGACGAGCGTCTGCGCGCCAAGTTCACCGGCACGCCGGAAAAGGTCATCAACCTGTTCAGCTTCATCGCCGAAGAGGTGCGCGAAATCCTGGCTTCGCTGGGCCTGCGTTCGCTGGACGAGGCCGTCGGCCGTACCGACCTTCTGCGTCAGGTATCGCGTGGCGGGGCACACCTCGATGATCTCGACCTCAACCCGCTGCTGGTGCGCGTCGAAAAAGACCCGACCGCGCCGGTCACCCTGCCGCATGAGATCAATGCGGTGGCCGACACGCTGGACGCTCAGATCGTCAAGGACGCCGTGCCTCTGGTCGAACGCGGTGAGAAGATGTCGCTGACCTATGACGTGCGCAACACCATGCGCGCGGTGGGCACGCGCACCTCGCACCTGCTGGTCAAAAACTTCGGCGACACACTGGCCGACGGACACCTGACGCTGCAACTGCGCGGCTCGGCGGGTCAGTCGCTGGGGGCCTTTGCCGTCAAGGGGCTGTTCATCGACCTCGTCGGTGAGTCCAATGACTATGTGGGCAAGGGCCTGTCGGGCGCGACCATCGTCGTGCGTCCGAAACAGTGGCAGCCGAACCAGATGCTGGCCGGCAACACCAACCTCTATGGGGCGACCTCGGGCAAGCTGTTCGTGGCAGGCCGCGTCGGCGAACGCTTTGCCGTGCGCAACTCCGGCGCGGTGACCGTGGTCGAAGGGGCCGGGGCCCACGCCTGTGAGTATATGACGGGCGGCAAGGTGGTCATCCTCGGTTCGACCGGTGCCAATTTTGGCGCGGGCATGACCGGCGGTGTCGCCTATGTCTGGGACACCGAAGGGGCGTTCGCCAAGTACATCAACCCGGAAGGCATCACCCTGCGCGATGTGCCCGAAAGCGATCAGGCCGATCTCAAGGCCCTGATTGCCGAGCACTTTGAAAAGACGCAATCCCCGCGCGCCGAGACCATCCTCGACGACTGGGACAATGCGCTGAAGGCCTTCGTTCAGGTCATGCCGAACGAGATACTGGCCATTCAGGCGAAGCGCGCTGCGAATGTAGCCTAA
- a CDS encoding tetratricopeptide repeat protein codes for MLKSLKSCIAIALCVAALSPSVFAQAQRPETDANDVTDVTIFLRRAANLPLDNIRIDPGSASSCNFFSTSAMDSDYARNFISRGSFSAYSPYGDASRDRGYGSSNLSGSHGGFSYSDRSHCSQSDYNFAAGRAVIRARDRTLTDAFALFDQKKYPEALALFQKSYNKLGDSIAALMIGRMYLLGLGTTPNTREALKWLNKAAEQPNPPRPLRFDPKAPERMDSATEASIVLAKIYLIGHDVEKNPATALKWYQKAASRAYVPAYKTVGDFYYYGHGVRKDVVRAQRNYKTAAETGFAPAQVAMAQILASGDDGVPANPKQALDWYYHAAKANHPDGLYALAVAYDTGQGVKADPKQALFYYKEAAVRGHPAAQNDIGTYFAKGDSILPKDEPIARKWFEVSARNGNPEAMYNLAVMLMTGQGGPVDRKGAWVWFTVAQMAGHPHAEAALKQQEPQMTTDEKSEAAAVLKPKLQAGS; via the coding sequence ATGCTCAAATCCCTCAAATCCTGCATAGCCATCGCCTTGTGCGTTGCCGCGTTATCGCCGTCCGTCTTTGCACAAGCTCAAAGGCCTGAGACTGATGCAAACGACGTCACTGACGTTACCATTTTCCTACGCCGTGCCGCCAATTTGCCGCTCGACAATATCCGCATCGATCCAGGCTCGGCCTCAAGCTGCAACTTCTTCAGCACGTCGGCGATGGACAGCGACTATGCGCGCAACTTCATATCAAGGGGCAGTTTCAGCGCCTATTCGCCCTATGGAGATGCCTCGCGCGACAGGGGGTACGGCTCAAGTAATCTTTCTGGCTCGCATGGCGGATTTAGTTACTCAGACCGCAGCCATTGCTCGCAATCGGACTACAATTTCGCCGCAGGCCGCGCCGTGATCCGCGCGCGCGACCGCACCCTGACCGACGCCTTCGCCCTCTTTGATCAAAAAAAATACCCCGAAGCCCTAGCCCTCTTTCAGAAGTCCTACAACAAATTGGGCGATAGCATAGCGGCACTGATGATCGGCCGGATGTATCTGCTCGGGCTGGGCACCACCCCGAATACCCGGGAAGCGCTGAAATGGCTGAATAAGGCTGCCGAACAACCTAATCCGCCAAGACCCCTGCGTTTTGACCCCAAGGCACCGGAGCGTATGGATTCGGCCACCGAAGCCAGTATAGTTCTGGCCAAGATATACCTTATTGGACACGACGTAGAGAAAAACCCCGCCACGGCGCTCAAATGGTATCAAAAGGCCGCTTCGCGCGCCTATGTCCCAGCCTATAAGACTGTCGGCGACTTCTATTACTACGGCCACGGCGTCCGGAAGGACGTCGTGCGTGCTCAACGCAACTACAAGACCGCGGCCGAAACCGGCTTTGCCCCGGCCCAGGTCGCCATGGCGCAGATACTGGCCTCCGGCGATGACGGCGTACCTGCTAATCCGAAGCAGGCGCTCGACTGGTATTACCACGCCGCCAAGGCCAACCACCCGGACGGACTCTATGCGCTGGCCGTTGCCTACGACACAGGACAGGGGGTCAAGGCCGATCCGAAACAGGCATTGTTCTATTACAAGGAAGCTGCTGTACGCGGTCATCCAGCCGCGCAGAACGATATCGGCACCTATTTCGCCAAGGGCGATTCGATCCTCCCCAAAGATGAACCCATCGCCCGCAAATGGTTTGAGGTCTCGGCGAGGAATGGCAACCCTGAAGCCATGTACAACCTGGCGGTCATGTTGATGACGGGTCAGGGCGGTCCGGTCGATCGAAAGGGTGCCTGGGTGTGGTTCACGGTAGCCCAAATGGCCGGGCATCCGCATGCAGAGGCGGCGCTGAAACAACAGGAACCGCAGATGACGACCGATGAGAAAAGTGAGGCTGCGGCAGTTCTGAAGCCGAAATTACAGGCAGGCAGTTAA
- the pgi gene encoding glucose-6-phosphate isomerase: MSLSEAFTALKTQAAIDAKTPIVAHFEYEADRLGAQSLSVAGLYVDVSKQSWSDAGFQAALKLFEAADLPAARERMWTGQAINVSENRAVLHVALRDSDGENARLRGAEITADVKTARDAMKAYADGIRSGQIVGATGKPFKTILHIGIGGSDLGPRLVWQALTPLKPQIDIRFVANVDGSELALNTADLDPAETLVLAVSKTFTTQETLANFLAARDWLIAGLGEAAASKHLAAVSAAPAKTSAYGIPEDRVFGFKDWVGGRYSLWSAVSLSVIIAAGYDVYERLLAGAYEMDQHFLTAPFEKNAPLLLAAAQVFNRIGLDRPARAVIPYAHRLRRLAAFLQQLEMESNGKRTDGYGKLLPTKTCPVVFGDEGTNAQHAFFQMLHQSEDIVPLELIAVKSNPEAPLDMQQKLLSNVIAQGEAFMVGKSLETAEAECRAAGFDSEKTAIIAPQKVCPGNKPSTLVLLDALTPETLGALLALYEHKTFAEGIVMGLNSFDQWGVELGKTLANAVLEDITGSAIKAHDPSTTAAISKVK; this comes from the coding sequence ATGAGCCTTTCCGAAGCCTTTACCGCCCTCAAAACCCAGGCCGCCATCGACGCCAAAACCCCCATCGTGGCGCATTTTGAATACGAAGCCGACCGTCTGGGGGCGCAGTCCCTGTCGGTGGCCGGGCTCTATGTCGATGTGTCGAAGCAGTCGTGGTCTGACGCGGGCTTTCAGGCGGCGCTGAAGCTGTTCGAAGCCGCCGACCTGCCGGCCGCGCGTGAGCGCATGTGGACGGGTCAGGCGATCAACGTCTCGGAAAACCGCGCCGTGCTGCACGTCGCGCTGCGCGATTCCGACGGCGAAAACGCCCGCCTGCGCGGCGCGGAGATCACCGCCGACGTCAAGACAGCGCGCGACGCCATGAAGGCTTACGCCGATGGTATCCGCAGCGGTCAGATCGTCGGCGCGACGGGTAAGCCGTTCAAGACCATCCTGCATATCGGCATCGGCGGTTCGGACCTCGGCCCGCGCCTCGTCTGGCAGGCCCTGACGCCTCTGAAGCCGCAAATCGACATCCGCTTTGTCGCCAATGTCGATGGCTCGGAACTGGCGCTCAACACCGCCGATCTTGATCCTGCGGAAACGCTGGTCCTCGCCGTGTCGAAGACCTTCACCACGCAGGAAACGCTGGCCAACTTCCTCGCCGCGCGCGACTGGCTGATCGCCGGTTTGGGCGAAGCGGCGGCCTCGAAGCACCTCGCCGCCGTGTCTGCGGCCCCGGCCAAGACCTCGGCCTACGGCATCCCCGAAGACCGCGTGTTCGGCTTCAAGGACTGGGTCGGCGGCCGTTATTCGCTGTGGTCGGCGGTGTCGCTCAGCGTCATCATCGCCGCCGGTTATGACGTGTACGAACGTTTGCTGGCCGGTGCCTATGAGATGGATCAGCACTTCCTGACCGCGCCGTTTGAAAAGAACGCGCCGCTGCTGCTGGCCGCCGCTCAGGTGTTCAACCGCATCGGCCTCGACCGCCCCGCCCGCGCCGTTATTCCGTATGCGCATCGTCTGCGCCGTCTGGCCGCCTTCCTGCAACAGCTTGAGATGGAATCGAACGGCAAACGCACAGACGGCTATGGCAAACTGCTGCCGACCAAGACCTGCCCGGTCGTCTTCGGCGACGAAGGCACCAATGCCCAGCACGCCTTCTTCCAGATGCTGCACCAGTCGGAAGACATCGTGCCGCTGGAACTGATCGCCGTGAAGTCGAACCCCGAAGCGCCGCTCGACATGCAGCAGAAACTGCTGTCGAACGTCATCGCGCAGGGTGAAGCCTTTATGGTCGGCAAGAGCCTTGAGACCGCCGAGGCCGAATGCCGCGCCGCCGGTTTCGACTCCGAAAAAACCGCCATCATCGCCCCGCAAAAGGTCTGTCCCGGCAACAAGCCCTCGACGCTGGTCCTGCTCGACGCCCTGACGCCGGAAACGCTGGGGGCGCTGCTGGCGCTTTATGAGCACAAGACCTTCGCCGAAGGCATCGTCATGGGCCTCAACAGCTTCGATCAGTGGGGCGTGGAACTGGGCAAGACCTTGGCCAATGCCGTGCTGGAAGACATCACGGGCAGCGCCATCAAGGCGCACGACCCGTCCACCACGGCGGCGATTTCAAAAGTGAAGTAA